TTATCTTCTCACAAAACTCCAAGGTGTGGCTTTTATGACAGTACATGCAGGATTTTTGGAAAACATCAGATAGTTTGGCTGAACCATACTTCTTCTCTTGTGGTTGTTGAGCACCACTGTGTCTTCCAGCCGGAGAGACACTTGTAGCAAAACTGATGCTCTTGGGGTTACTTGTCTTAATGTTTATCTTAGGCTTCCCCTTTCCTTCTACGCTGACATCCAAAATATCTCCCAAAAGTGGGTCGTTGCTGACCTTTGCTTGCCAGTTGATGAAATCCACCAGGTCGGAAAACCTGgctcttcttcctgtttttgtttggatTTCATATGCTCGATTTCTCCACCGTTCTTTTAGTTTGAAGGGGAGTTTTGAGATGACAGTCTTCATATTGCTAGGGTTGTCCATCTCATCCATGTAATCCACATCACTCATAGTGTTTCGACATCCTATGAGGAACAAAGCATATGCATTTAATGCTTTCCTGTCTTCTGATTTTATCTGAGGCCATTCAAGAGCTTTATTCATCAAGGCTGTGGTTATTCGCAGCTCATCTCCATACTGTTGTTGAAGGAGCCTCCTAGCTTCTCTGTAACCTTCATCTGGCCACATGTGTTCACAACTACGAACAAGGTTAAGAGGTTCTCCACTTGTGAACTGCTGCAGGTAGAACAACCTATCTTGTGCACTAGCAGTCTTGTTCTCAATAGTCTGTTCGAATGCCCTTATAAACGAACGGTAGCTGAGTGGATCTCCTGAGAAAGTTGGAACATCTCTCTGTGggagttgtgacatgttttgcTGCTTGACTAGCATTTCTGTTATCTCATTCTGGCGCTGCATTATTTTGGAGATGCCATCAGAGGAACCTGCTTGCTGTGAAGGGTCTGGAGGTACTACTGAACTAGCTGCTCTCTGAGGGGGAGGTACTGCTGACCTGGCTGCTTTAAGAGGCGAAGCTCTGTGATGATCATTAGCAGTCTGAGCTGGGTGCTTTGGGCCTACAGGTGCTGGGAAACTCACTTGTGTCTCACCATCTTCATCTTTAACATACATGTCCTTTAAACCCACTTTGTACTTGCTTTTTGACTCGTAATATTCATTCATGCCATCTTGACCATCTTCATAATCTGCATACACCTTTATCTTGGCGTCTGATGCAGCAATCTTGGCATCTAGCTCCACTTGCTCTTTGCGCGCCTTTAAGCGTGTTTCTTCCATCTCAATGTCTTGACGTTTCTTTAGAAAGGCAGCACGTGCTAACAGCTCTTCCCGCTCTGCCTGCAGCTTCAAACGAGCAGAACTTGCACTGGATGCTTGTGATGCATGGCTAAGCACAGAGCTTCTCTTGGATGTGCGACTGATGACCTCTGAGATGCTATCACTTGGCTTtatgtcatcatcatcctcatatTTATTGCTATCATCATTCTCTTCTTCAGGATGTCTCTTAATCTTTTCAATCCAGTCCTCTGTTTCCTGAACAAAGTTCTCAAAGTCCACACATTTGGGCATGTACCAGTTACACTGCTCCTCTTCTTTATCTTCGTCTTCTAGAAGAGTTCATATTTCTGCATTAAGCTCTTTAAATTCTCTAAAGAACTTCCAAAAGATAAATAATGCTTCATCtttaatcatttcattattaACTCTATCTTTCTTGAGATTTTCAATCTCCCTTCTTTTACGAGTGAGATGAGCCAGCTtgccttttctttcattcttaaGCCTGTTCACTTTTTCTTCCACAGCCTTTGCCGTGGGCTTTGGCTCCCTCTTCTGGCCGTTTCCTGCAACTTCCATTATCTACGGCGTCACTCTTGCCAAGGTTTAATGCACACAAACTGTCTCGTTTTCTTCAAAACGACAGCTTCTCACTCTTCCACAATATGTCCACAGACGTTTTCAAGAGTTTTAACATGTGCACTTCAAAGAATGACCACTGCAGCTTAGTTGCAAAACGGCTTGAGGCTTAATTGAACATGGCTCCAGAATGTAAGGACATTGTAGACTGAGATCTTCATGTACTCACTTTCCTTTAGTGCACAGCGATGAAAATCAACGTGGCTCTTATATCCTTGTTACGTGAAGAATTATGTCCATAATCCACGTCTCTTTACAAAGGGTCCATCCATATGCTTCGTTTCCTTAACGAGCTTAGTCTTTGACTAATGTAAGTGTGGCTCCGTCTATTTCTTTAGATGCCCACTTAAGCTATAGAGTCTAAGCATGTAGTTGACGCGTGTTTCAATAAAACTCCGTAGTCCATGTTCTTCATTTCAACCGGTTACTGAAAATCTTTCTTTAGtcttcaaatacaaaaatggtaacaaaatatcaaaaacataagcagtaaaaaagCAAGAACGGTAATATTAAGCACGGTATATTAAGCACGGTCAAAGACTAGTGTGCTCTCCAGGCTCCATGGCTTCAACTGAATCGTTTAACGAGCACATGCAGCACAATTTAGCTTTCGCCCAATCAGAATACAGGACTGGCTGCAGTCACAATTGGTCCTTATTGAGCACACTGCAGTGAAACTACAGTTATTTATctcaagcaaataaaacaaaatgtaaattaaccaCAGATATTTCTACTGAACAAATGGCTCTAACATGCACATTTTATCTTAAACTATGTTATTCAAATTTAAGGAAATCATTTTGAAAGATGTCACAACTCAAATATGAATTGAGAATTTGTGCTTACATCAATTCCTCAAAGTAAGCATGCGCAAAATATCCAGAAGTGAGGCTCTACTCAGCTGCTGCACTGCGTGACCACTGAGACCATGACGCCTTCTCTGCACCGACGGTGACTGTTCGGCCAGGACGGAGCAATCTGTTTTAATAACTCCATTACAAAATTCATAATTATTATGTAACCCGGGCACTTAGCAGAAACCCAGGCTATTACAACCCGACAACGCCACTCTGGGAATTTCACCCAGAGCATAACCCAACCAAGTTACACAAGTTCCTTGATAAAGAGACGGGGCAGAGACGtgagtttcaagtttcaaaatcaaataacttttatttgaattaaaaaatgGTGATTAGTTGCTGCAATGATAAAAGCTGCAAGAGAGGCCAGGCTAGAAAAATAATGTCCTTTATTACAAAAATAGagttaaagtgtttttaaaaatgtcactaCACCACTAACCTTACCAGTACAGGAGGAAGGGTGCCAGGGAAACCCACAGGAGGAATGGAGTGAGGGGAGAGGAAATGCAGAACagttcaccaccaccaccagtagttggaaaaacacacagttactTCCACTCACACTGCAAGGTAAAGAGCACACAGGGGTTAGGAGGACACAGCAAGCCACATGCAATAAGAACCCCAACACAAGAAGAATCCCTCCACCCACTGACCAACCACCTGCAAGGATATAGCAACCCAACCGTCCTGTTAACTGGCAGAGAGCTAGGAATGTTCACTTCCCGATTACCTCCACAACAGCTGGTTCACAGATAAACTAGATAAATGCCCCCTCCCCTATTACAGCAAGAAACCTATGTTGGTGTTGGGCCACCactttaaacaaaaagaaagaaacaaattaacaaaagcaaaacacactAACCACAAATGCAGAAGTTAGAGGTAAACGGGTAAAcagattattaaaaataaatcaacatacaAAAGCCCAATACAAccaaaaataacttaataaccagaaataggaaaaataaaataactaacTAAGGGACAAAAACAGCAGTGGCAACAGAGCTCCTCCTTCGCCACGTACAGCCAACTACGTCACACAGGAAGCACCAGTTTCCTCGTTCCTCGAGCCGCAAGTTACGGTGACCAAACAATTGGCCCACGTGTGATCCTCCAGCACgccaacgcacacacaccgtATCCTACGCTCTTCATATAAAGCTGCATGAGCATTAGAGCTAGGTAGAATCAGATTCTCATGTGCAAGATGCAAGTAGAATCATATCTAAATTTAGTCCTCCGCCGCTAACCTCTGGAACAGCTTACCTTTTCATATCAACAGCTCAGACAAACAGAATAGTTGAAGTCGCTGCTGAATCTCTTTTTGCTGGCGTTTCATTaagttaattttctgttgagtTGCAACTCCTTTACTGCTGTTATGTGCACATTATTACCTCCTTCAAGGCccgaggttatgttttcatcagcgttggtttgtctgttagcaggattactccaaaagttcgtgatggatttgaatgaattgttttggaggggtggagtgtagcacaatgaacaattcattagattttggtggcgatccggatcatgatccagattcaggattttcttttaagaattccaatcagcctgagcattaagaccacagggtataacacatgcgcagtgtagctgatgacacgttgatgacgcgtgaccccgccttcttccttctgagagcagagagatacgtgtgtggatgtctggcgagacatcgaggtgcgacgggagctgctgtccgtccgtggtgagaaagaaaaaaaagcggtagatgacgggatgagaaacgacgtagtgtaacgttatacagacataacaaggctgctgaatgagagaggcatccggcgatacgttacacagaaacacaccgtgttacagtttttctcgattgtttacacacattttctgaaagcatgcctcatactctcagaactctacacacaaatcaaaaaacacacacacacaatgggcaaaacccctcaattctcctgcaaaatgaaactttacattcaaaacaatgttatttcttctcaaaatggtattttgttttcaaatgacacacacaaaccatcatatgaatagacattcataagaaccagttgaacattgatgtgctcaatgtaaaacactatgatgaatggaaaacacttcttctccattcatcataatgacttaggccttttttttgttcagtgttacacttactacagacagtacatacataagtgtgttgtaaaatattttagaatattgtttttatactcagaacacacaaatacacggtaacaaatatattttattttccccacaaaaactatgtacacagtgtacatcccaaccaacacaaagttgcacatacagtggtctacatacaaaacaacagaagaatttactgtatacagttacagtaaaaacaaactatgctgcatcctctcttctgtttcggtctggccacagcacctcatccacatcacaagcaatgttttccctggccaagcagcggcggaaatatcgcttagcatgtcgaatccagccatgaaaagcatcaactgattgctaattgtaacactgtgtgacaggtgtttgcccatgtgatgagtcagtgtgcataatagggcaattgactttagaattttgaatgacagtgtgttccttgtgaaaacgagattttcttcatgaaaattgtgccaaatgcagagaattgtgtgtagtgttttgaaaaaagtgtgttttagaactgcaatttgagtgtaaagcaggaattgtgcttgtagtttagcagaattggttcagggggttggtgcatgagttacatgttgtggtcattgtgtgtcaagtaccagtatttgtgtgtaaacaattgagaaaaactgtaataacaagccgaccacctcacggtaccgccagctgtgagctgtgatctgtttttaaagtcaggcaccttggtggaggtctgcgctctccgagtgccattctagtgttTATTGTCAAAATGTACATGTTCAGCACTGCGGTTGTTTTTAAAacgtgctgagagagagagataaaaaattataaaatgatgGATAGTGACCTTTCAAACATTCCAGGGTCAAAAACAGGAAGAATGTGAAATGCCATAAACCTAAGATGGTAAAAGGTGAGGGTCAACccagacctacacactaccaagacctacacactaccaagaccaagacctacacactaccaagacctacacactacccaGACACCCTAAAGACACCTTAATAATTAAAGACACAGATGTGagttctttttttgttatgaaGTTTTCTCTATAAAACCTCCCTGGTCAAGACCTGTACAGCATCACTTGGGgtaatacaatatattgtattaaCAAGTTTAGATTCAAGGAAAGACAGAGGTTCTGTAGGACATCTGAAACTCAAATGTGTCCACCAGTTTTAGTCGTCATCAGCCTGACAACCCACAGTAGTCATCATGGTAAAAAGTGTTATTAAGTTTctcaaagtctggtgttttatggagaaaaaaagCCTGAACTACAGGATTCTCTctattattgtagatttgttaaaaagaaaaagtagtaGGAAGAAATTCCCCAAACTTCCAGTTATCTAACAGCATTTTAAGCATGGGCTTTTTTCTTTGCTCAGATAATGAAACGAAGAAGCTCTTTCACCCCAACAGATATGTGTTTGAGGCTTTGGAGCTCTGAACAAACTGGAAAAGGAGAACACTACATAGACTTGACTCTTTCTATGTTGTTGTCTTTAGTCAAAGAGTGTTAAACTgaaccaaaaaccaacatcTCTGCCGACACCAACGTCAAACAGACGCGAGTGTCAGAAACAACTTTATATACAGCTTtgccaggcacacacacacacacacacacacacacacagacacacacacacacacacacacacacacacacacacacacacacacacacacacacacacacacacacacacacacacacaccgtctggTGATCCACCTCATTGTGGCTATTGTAATGCATCTTACACAAAAATCCAAGAGATTTGATCAATACACACTTTAAATCAATCTCATGTATTGCAACgaacaaaataaatgcacataaagaaagagatgtaaatatgtaaagaaagagATGTAGAGTCCATGTGGCAAGACGGTTTCATTCATGTAtccaaaacagtttaaaaagccataaatccacaacagttgttgtgtttaaagctgcatgatACGGTTTGAATGAAGAACAAACAATAGTCCCGTTTGTGTGCTCTCCAGGTTGCTCAGAGAATCACCAAAGCACCACAGCTGTGGTTATACAGAGGAGACAACAAGCCCAGTGAAAATAAAACGTTCTGAACACGGTGTAGAAACAAGTGTTGAGCGTATCGTCAGAGGAATAATACGAGCTGAAGTGGAGAAAAAGAGCGTTCTTCTATCAGTATGTGGGGAAAGAAGTTGGAATTTGTATTCAATATATGAACTTGTGATTGTGTTCAATAACTATGATAACAAAATCCTCATGTCACAACTAATAAGTTATGTTACCTTTtagttttaatctttttttagattgtttttaacagagactgactgactctaaacatgaacactggactttgtggtgtttcaggaggaaaactgCCTCAGTTATTCTCTCCTAGTCACATTTACTCCAtcagctttgtatgataccctggaaaaaagacaagaaaagacttagttcattcttgtttattgattatagaaaccttcagtttgttcacacatcccatcagtaaagtctgctaaatgactcttgttcaatgatttcacgtacagattcattttcatccacacaatcagtttgtttgagcagaatctcagcgatgtaacagagaataatgatttccttattgattatgatcatgataattacagtttcattaaacatcttaggatctcgtttgtacgtcgatctggacgacaacatttagtctgcccaacaaataaatgtgattctagatatctttacaaaaagtggtgagaacagaatatctatgataagaaataaatcactagaccttcctttaagacccgtgcagtggaagagaaacaacaacacacacacacacacacacacacacaacacacacacacacacacatatatatatatatacaaatattcatcaaacatttagagcacagagaagtttacaAAGTAGAGcccataatgtttgattgacagctgatctctgtgcagtgaagacatgaaaagaacaagacTCAGTCTAAAGCGAGTATCTGTCTGGACCGTATCTGGTcaggatgtgaatttgtggctcaattgttacacaaataatcagtggtcatgtctatcatgttttatgaacagttttttccacttatatcttaatgtttgattgaaagacaacttataatgatcaaattgcattcagtaatagtaaatggtgacatttactagtcagtatattatacattttatacaaggtgtaaatgtatcatcatgacatacagtctgcaggttaaaagtatttcagctttttattaaagcatgtgtatcaaaagcattcatcatataagtggtgtgtaacaatatatacatacttacaaagttgacgtcatcactgatgttgttgctgccgtgtttattcctagatggagtgttgatggagcagctacaatgttagcatagcctggcactgatcgatccggactccgttcagaaaacaagcattttaaaagttgtttgcttgctgtgttgcggacagacctgacaaagcatgaattcactctttttacaaatcaacatcataatatcgttatttcggcatcattttgatccgtttattgatattaaatcacagcacagtgtgtttattttgggttcataccgcagtagcgacgtgtggcttgctaatgTGCTTcctgcttggtgtgaatgcacggtggtaacacaatacgaagcacaacgtaacgtaacttaaactactataaacaatagcacatgcacaacaacagcacgatgtaatgattcaatgaaccgctgacacaatccccagaaaacataaacactgaactgttctccagcttttcatttagaaagagcaacaaCCAATGAGGAACCTGCAACAGTCGCTGatgaatcctgtaacttcatcactcagtcagtcagtcagtgacacactttagtgtttgtagggctggtcctctgcggtccagacacaaatcagctctgcagcaacaatgatggacaccagagaagtttaagagttaaaacactgaatttaacccttaaatgacttctgtctatttcagtttacacaactcagcagtgtcTCCATCATAACCATAAAGCctaagtccagcatagagaggctcagtgaatgtggtctggactctgtggaggagagtcatggtttcagagacgctgtagaaggacagaatacctgcactgtgatccaggtacactcctactctggaggacggaggacctgagacgggggttTGGACTTTGTTGTACCAAAAGCTATAACTGTTTTGTTTACAATCTAACGCCCAAGATTTATCATTGTATCCAAACAAACGTTCACTCCccccccctgctctcctgatactcttgtatgtgactgctacataaactcctgtccctctcctctccacctcccagtaacaacgtccagtcagactctctctactcaggacctgataacatccagtgaatctgtctgggtgactagaatAAGACTGATGTTGTttcattaatgttgcttttctgttcccctcagataataacagctgtgtgtatactgtgtttggatccagtgtgatttctcgtgaatattgtaagaatccagctctggtcttgggctctggttgtgacagtaaaacatccacttcagtcactgtctgtgagacgtttgtccatttctctctcagaacgtcctgtagtttatctctgacttctgacacagccgccgtcacgtcctcaaagtagctcagaggacggatattgatgctggatgtagattcagtgagtggtgacagtgaggggtagttaagaagaaactggttgtgatcctctgtgtgtgacagcagcttcatctcagcgtctctcctcttcagctcagtgatctcctgctccagcttctcctgaagctctttgactccactcacttcacttttctgttgggatctgacctgctgcttcacatcacagcttcttttctccatgagacggatcagctcggtgaagatcttctcactgtcctccactgctttatcagcagagcgattgacagcctccacctcctgttggagcagcttcacatctttctctctgtcctggatcctctgctggatgttgagtcgactcacctccagctctctctgcctctcggtcctttctgctgcagctgagacggtgtcgtggcctttatgttcatccacagagcagagataacagatacactgctgatcagtacgacagaacatcttcatcacctcgtcgtgacgagagcagatgttttcctggagcttcttggagggctccaccagcttgtgtttctttaacggagctgagtcataatgaggctggaggtgtttctcacagtaagaggccagacacaccagacaggacttgaaggctttcagtttcctcccagtgcagacatcacaggccacatcttcaggtccagcataacagtgatcagcaggagcagcttggagtccagtcttcttcagttcctccactaaaactgctaacatggtgtttttcagcaggacaggcctcggtgtgaaggtctgcctacactgagggcagctgtagatcttcttctcatcctctccatcccagaagcttttaatacagttcatgcagtagctgtgtccacaggaagtagccaccggatccttcagtagatccagacagatcgaacaagagaTTGCTTCCtggtccagctgaactcctttctgcgccatttcacctctcagtagcaatgactgtctgagtttcacttcctgagaaccgacactagtttgagctctgatgtaatcatcatgtgttatgttggttacacccaccttcaaactgtcgatctgaaggggagggaacaaggaaataagaggaccgattgtagctgtctgtgtttgagagcaggaagaggagggaggagttatcAAGCTATGAATCATTCCAGGACGAGGAGCAGCACGACTGACTAcgtcccaaatcacatacttttcctttttacttctagtacactgcagctgcccttacaaagtacgtactgttgcatgcagtatgaatacaatatatctgctgtgcagaggattgtgggtcagaacagccagaaaagcatgctggctttcatactgtaaaatgtgaccagatgtagtaggacatcctggtatttttggcacactgcatttgacatactatgtattgggacataagaaatctttttttctgtcatactaAGTAGTATGGTAGAATGGGTTTTGGAACGCACAGTATGTTTCGTCATTTACAAACAGAGCCTCGGTTCAAACCTGCTCCAtgtttgaaaacatttcagttttcagttgtaaaatatttcttggctCCTCAGGCTTTGGTGATGGCTCCACATTTCTCATAAACTCTCCCTCACCCGGGACAGGAACCCGGTGTGGGCAACGGACCCCTGTACGGGCAGCCGTTTACAGACAGgctagtgacacattacacacactcctgaggctgcagagattgtttttaagaaatctcataagccattgttttactgcttaatttttcattttacataagaaagtagagataagtaacctaagcaactagtgtagtaataataataataatttatatgacACTTGTCAATCTTAAGTACAAAgttctttccagattaaaagatttacagaaaagaaatgaaaataaatctaaatctcaTGTAACAGCggggcagctaagctgaaatattcataacataTCGTGCATTTTGCGATTAAAGCAATAAATTAGGCACAGATGTAGGGTTATATGTCacgaaaagatatagatatcggggcgctgccaATTCGGCCCCTGACGGACGCGGCAGCCATTTTCCAAAATGGCCGCAAAATAGGTTTTCCAAaacgttgcagaaaactgattttacgactcttgatgatttccaaggtgcgttcaagctgatgagatcagatgtcagaagatcacagaaattatttttttacctcctcattttttaagtgtactttttaaaagcttttaacctgagaaaaacatgaaaaccaaataaaaggagcatggtcacttcagggtcaaacttcacccccatgccttcatggtagaatgacgaccaataaagcagtaaaactgacgGAGATAACGCTGGATACATTTCTTGGTTaccagtaacctctaatcacagttaaagtgatgctgaactttggtagaactttgggttgtattgctagcagtaaaactgacagagatGACATGAGAGCTTTTTAGTTGGAGTAAGCACTTCAGGTTCATatgacaatgttttatttttgcaatggcCTTCAAATCTGAGCAAAGGAGCTGATATTTGTTCGGTCTCTAACCTGTGACCAAGCTGACTTGGTTGAACTTATAAGGAAACTTAGATCAGTCTCCTGTTGAAATACAgggttaaagagacacacaagcttATCCACCACGGCAAGGTGCCAACTCCAGTAggattcatttttgttttatttttttcaaagggagaggggaaacaccaaatgaaaacaggcctaaaggaaggctccctacactcaatataacttgaaaaaactaaaactaaaactccGCTATCGAGCAGCTGACTAGAACatgaatgaaacaaaagaaCCAGCGAAGGCAGGCCACACAGACCTAACCCACTCTAAGAGACTCTGAGAAGAGAAGAAGCTAAATGGTTCACGTAGTACTTCTGCAgattgttggatttattatgtacaagaatgtttacaataacctgactgttggatttgttatgaatagagtgattgtgaggaaaagggaggtggcaggtgctgttttctttctattcatttttacttgtgcaacattgattgttcggaataaattgtattattatgctttaacccgtctgtttggaaaatctctttgtcacacaagattaaccagcacgtaactgggccttgacctctcggaggtagaaggccagttccttcaattGGTGACCCCGACGTGATTTTCGGCATTGAGAAGCGTGTCCAAAGAAGGACGGACAGAccggcgagagagagaaagggcccTGAAATCTTAAGGTAAGCAGAATCTGTTGTATCGAACTCTGCAAATTGGCTTACTCTAAATTATCTCTCTTGTTGTGCTGAATCTCCTTTGTAGTGATAAATGTTGCAAAAGTAAAAACTGGAACATTAGAAAAGCGTTTGGAACGctgcgcttggagcgctagaGTAGTGTGCTTGGAGCGCTAGTTTTTAGTAACGTCTGGGACGTTAGAGTTTAGTAAAAATAGCGCTTGGAGCGCCTGTATGAGTAgtgcgcttggagcgctagtTTAGTAACGTCTAGGACGTTAGAGTTTAGTAAAAATAGCGCTTGGAGCGCCTGTATGagtgtacattaataactagtattcagaggaaaattaaaacttactgttgatactgggccaacatcgctggaacatcaaagtgtccagtagaagcttatgttggtaggatcacagcgaggggcatagcgacccatttactctgaatctagttactgtcataaactgaataaacctgtgtgaAATAGTACTGGACAGA
This portion of the Sebastes fasciatus isolate fSebFas1 chromosome 1, fSebFas1.pri, whole genome shotgun sequence genome encodes:
- the LOC141774360 gene encoding tripartite motif-containing protein 16-like, which gives rise to MAQKGVQLDQEAISCSICLDLLKDPVATSCGHSYCMNCIKSFWDGEDEKKIYSCPQCRQTFTPRPVLLKNTMLAVLVEELKKTGLQAAPADHCYAGPEDVACDVCTGRKLKAFKSCLVCLASYCEKHLQPHYDSAPLKKHKLVEPSKKLQENICSRHDEVMKMFCRTDQQCICYLCSVDEHKGHDTVSAAAERTERQRELEVSRLNIQQRIQDREKDVKLLQQEVEAVNRSADKAVEDSEKIFTELIRLMEKRSCDVKQQVRSQQKSEVSGVKELQEKLEQEITELKRRDAEMKLLSHTEDHNQFLLNYPSLSPLTESTSSINIRPLSYFEDVTAAVSEVRDKLQDVLREKWTNVSQTVTEVDVLLSQPEPKTRAGFLQYSREITLDPNTVYTQLLLSEGNRKATLMKQHQSYSSHPDRFTGCYQVLSRESLTGRCYWEVERRGTGVYVAVTYKSIRRAGGGSERLFGYNDKSWALDCKQNSYSFWYNKVQTPVSGPPSSRVGVYLDHSAGILSFYSVSETMTLLHRVQTTFTEPLYAGLRLYGYDGDTAELCKLK